A segment of the Bacillales bacterium genome:
TGCTGACGAGTTTTTATTCGTGGTCGGTCGTGCTGCTTGCGCTCGTCTCGGTCTTGTTCATCAGTGCGGCGTTTTTGACGTATTATGCGGCGAAGGCTGAGGACGAACCGGCGCGCCGGCTGCTCCGCCAATATACGTTGTTTTGGAGCTTGCCGACGATCCTTGCCAGCGTCCTTGTGTTTATCGCGATGGAACAGCACAATTTCACGCATTTTCAAAACATGCTCAATCAGAGTTACTGGTTTTTGCTGTCGCTGTTGTTTTTCTTGCTCGCCGTTTGGCTCATTTTCAGCGAACGGCACTATGGGACGGCATTTTTCTTCGTCATGCTGCAGTTTTTCTTCGCCTTTTTCGGTTATGGGGCGACACACTTGCCGTTCATTTTATATCCGTATATCAAACTGGACAGTGCATTGACGTTGCCGGCGATGAGCGAAGCGTTGATGATTGCGTTCGTGCTCGGGCTCGTGTTGCTCATTCCGTCGCTCGTGCTGCTCATGCGGTTGTTCGTCTTCGATGCGGAGTACGTGAAAGGGAAGAAAAAGTGACGGCGGCTCGGTGCGATTCATGGTTAGCCGAAACAGTTACACGCCGATCATATAGAAAAACAATCCGATAAAGGCATACAGCAACGAAGCGACGATCGCCGAATTGAGCCGCGGTTTGATGCGCTTGAAGCGGCGGGCGGATCCGGAAGATAATGAAGCCGTGCTGCTGCCGTCATTAACGACAAAACGACTGCTCTCGGAAATTACTAAAACGAGGGTCGGAAAAAGGAGTCCGGCGAGCGACATTAACGCAGTGAAACGGATAGGCAGCCGGTCTGCGGCAAATAGCGTGCATCCCGTTTCGATGACGAGCGTGCAAATGAACGGAACGAGTTTCTTCACGGATCGAACCTCCCTTTCCCGCAGGCGGCGGTGTGCCTTTCGGCCGGCGGATACATAAAACGACGGAATTCTCCTTATCCTATGGAAGAAACATTCTGCGATAAGGAGGGTGCCCAGTGGCGAACGACCAAGTGAAACAAAGCATTGAAAGAGCGCAGCAAGCGTGCCAGCAAGCGCGGGAAAACCGTGGACAGGCGGTCAACCAGCTGCAGGAAGCGGAGCAACAGTTGAGCCGGGCGCTGGAAGCGGCTGAGAACAACGTTGATGCCGCGTCGATCCAGCAAATCCAAGATGCGCAAAATGCGGTCGATCAAGCAAAGAACGCCGCACAACAGCCGGAGCAGAGCGATGAAGCCACCGCGCATTCGGTTGAAGAAGCGGTTCGCGCTTGTTCGCAAATTCAAGTTTAAGTCTGCCTTCGTCGGCGGATATGGTACGCCGGGCCTTCCTGATCGGAAGGCTTTTTCTTATGGGCGCTGGTTTTGTTTCGTTTGTCGTGCAGGTTGGGTTGCTTTGCGTCCGGAACCCGGTCGACGCCGTAATTGGCGCCGATATTGAGCTTCCCTTCCAGCGACTTGATGCCGAGTGCGCCGAAAGTGTTGTTATGTTCGAGCTGATCGACGTATACGTTTTCAACATTTACCGTTTCGATGATCGTTGTCGGTATGTGCGGGGGACCGGCGTCGGCGGATTGCAGTTTCTCGAGCTCTTTTTCCAGCCGGCGAATTTTTTCCTGCATCCGAACAACTTCTTTGTCATTTTTGATCATCTGTTTGAGTAATTTTTTAAAAAACATGGTTTCCCGCCATTTTCATAGGTTACTTGTACTTTATGACCGAGCGGTTCGGATCATGTTCGAGGAAGGAACTTCTCAATGGCGTTTTCCCGTTCGCGGGTCGATCTCGCGGCGATGAAAATCAACAATGTCGGCAAAGGGTGCACGGTGACATTTTCACAAAAAAAATTGACCGGGTCCCGGACGAGCGTCAAGCGATCGGAAGGTTTTGGCGAGGAGAACGGCGATGGATGTATGTTCATGAATCCGGCCGGTTCTGTGGAAGACGGCGACATCGTCGATGGCAGCGATGGACATTCCGGCCGTTAGTCGATGTTGATCGTGTGCCGCGGTGATGTGTCGGCCCGGCGAATGCGAATTTCGAGAATGCCGTCGCGGAAGACTGCGACGGTTTCGGTTTCATTGACGGGCTCAGGGAGCTGAACGGTGCGGTCGAAGGAGCCGGAAAGCCGTTCCGTTTGTACGGCGGAAGCTTCGCGGTGATACGTACTCCGGGCAACACCGCGGATGTTCAGCTGATTTCCAGATGCGGAAAGCTGCACGTCTTCCTTGGCGACTCCCGGAAGGTCGACGACGACGATCCATTCGTCCGGTTTCGCATACACATCGATGAGAGGAAGCTCAAGCGGCGGCAGCGGTGCTTCCATTTCCTTATCAGTAGAGTCCGGCCGCTTTCGCGTTTGTTTACCGCCGCGTTCGTCGGCATCAAAAATTTCCGACCAAAAGTCGGTGCCTTGAAATTGCCGCGCCGTATCAAGCCATTGCTTCAATTTATCAACGTCCATCAGTCTCGTCTCCTTTCCGCATCCTTGCACATGATCGCCGGAAAATGTTCATATAGTGAACCAACAAGGAGGGGTGGCATGGATACGCCTTCTGTTTCCATAAATATTTTTTTGTTTAAAATTAATTCGTTCGAAAATGCGTCGGCGGTCAATATCGGGGAAAAT
Coding sequences within it:
- a CDS encoding cytochrome d ubiquinol oxidase subunit II, with the protein product MAEWIGITVLWMFLYGYLIVASIDFGAGFFSFYEKLSRKPLVMNQLIGRYLSPVWEVTNVFFVFFFVGIVGFFPDTAYYYGTALLIPGSLALVLLAIRGSFYAFNHYGAKDSLLYSFIYGATGLLIPAALSTAMTISEGGYIVEKGGRVVFLAGRLLTSFYSWSVVLLALVSVLFISAAFLTYYAAKAEDEPARRLLRQYTLFWSLPTILASVLVFIAMEQHNFTHFQNMLNQSYWFLLSLLFFLLAVWLIFSERHYGTAFFFVMLQFFFAFFGYGATHLPFILYPYIKLDSALTLPAMSEALMIAFVLGLVLLIPSLVLLMRLFVFDAEYVKGKKK
- a CDS encoding Hsp20/alpha crystallin family protein, with protein sequence MDVDKLKQWLDTARQFQGTDFWSEIFDADERGGKQTRKRPDSTDKEMEAPLPPLELPLIDVYAKPDEWIVVVDLPGVAKEDVQLSASGNQLNIRGVARSTYHREASAVQTERLSGSFDRTVQLPEPVNETETVAVFRDGILEIRIRRADTSPRHTINID